One Torulaspora globosa chromosome 5, complete sequence DNA window includes the following coding sequences:
- a CDS encoding 40S ribosomal protein eS27 (ancestral locus Anc_5.265): MVLVQDLLHPTAASEARKHKLKTLVQSPRSYFLDVKCPGCLNITTVFSHAQTAVTCESCSTVLCTPTGGKAKLSEGTSFRRK, translated from the exons ATG GTTTTAGTTCAAGATTTGCTACACCCAACCgctgcttctgaagctAGAAAGCACAAGTTGAAGACTTTGGTTCAATCTCCAAGATCTTACTTCTTGGATGTTAAATGTCCTGGTTGCCTAAACATCACCACTGTGTTCTCTCACGCTCAAACCGCTGTGACCTGTGAGTCCTGTTCCACCGTTTTGTGTACTCCAACCGGTGGTAAGGCTAAGTTGTCTGAAGGTACTtctttcagaagaaagtaA